The Ictalurus furcatus strain D&B chromosome 5, Billie_1.0, whole genome shotgun sequence genome includes a region encoding these proteins:
- the si:ch211-156j16.1 gene encoding podoplanin isoform X2 gives MKFELLLLFALVGSFCTITHASTIVVPTDEALAQVTGAFGPTEVAETLKEVEEPVTEAPAPAATEAAVVEAEKSSAHTEVPVVEAETPSAHTKVPVVEAETPSVHTEVPVKEAETPSVHTEVPVKETEAPSVHTTAQTAQAEATEGVTEAPAENTETTVEAEDAAATEATPEVIEVAGETEAPKTGLSITETVLNAEADQGIETERDEVEVEDSEGMSTGQVVGIVFGALVAVVIIIAVIVVVVRRMGQYSP, from the exons ATGAAGTTtgaactgctgctgctgtttgcCCTAGTTGGGTCTTTTTGTACCATCACACATGCAA GTACTATTGTGGTACCCACAGATGAGGCGCTGGCACAAGTGACAGGGGCCTTTGGGCCCACTGAGGTTGCAGAGACATTAAAGGAGGTGGAGGAACCTGTCACCGAAGCACCAGCACCAGCTGCTACTGAAGCTGCTGTGGTGGAAGCAGAGAAATCATCAGCTCATACTGAAGTTCCTGTGGTGGAAGCAGAGACACCATCAGCTCATACTAAAGTTCCTGTGGTGGAAGCAGAGACACCATCAGTTCATACTGAAGTTCCTGTGAAGGAAGCAGAGACACCATCAGTTCATACTGAAGTTCCTGTGAAGGAAACAGAAGCACCATCAGTTCATACTACAGCTCAGACGGCGCAAGCAGAAGCAACAGAAGGAGTTACGGAAGCTCCTGCCGAAAACACCGAAACAACTGTGGAGGCAGAGGATGCTGCAGCTACAGAAGCTACACCTGAAGTTATTGAGGTagcaggtgaaactgaagcTCCAAAAACAgggctgtcaatcacagagacagTATTAAACGCAGAGGCTGACCAAGGGATCGAAACAGAGAGGGATGAGGTGGAAGTGGAGGACTCAGAGG gtATGAGCACGGGTCAAGTGGTAGGCATTGTGTTTGGTGCACTGGTCGCTGTGGTCATCATCATTGCAGTGATAGTCGTGGTGGTCAGGAGGATGGGACAATACTC CCCCTGA
- the si:ch211-156j16.1 gene encoding zonadhesin isoform X1, whose translation MKFELLLLFALVGSFCTITHASTIVVPTDEALAQVTGAFGPTEVAETLKEVEEPVTEAPAPAATEAAVVEAEKSSAHTEVPVVEAETPSAHTKVPVVEAETPSVHTEVPVKEAETPSVHTEVPVKETEAPSVHTTAQTAQAEATEGVTEAPAENTETTVEAEDAAATEATPEVIEVAGETEAPKTGLSITETVLNAEADQGIETERDEVEVEDSEGMSTGQVVGIVFGALVAVVIIIAVIVVVVRRMGQYSTGKKQKPQKQHGLSFSPLKRKVARQEEKKKKKKFWKF comes from the exons ATGAAGTTtgaactgctgctgctgtttgcCCTAGTTGGGTCTTTTTGTACCATCACACATGCAA GTACTATTGTGGTACCCACAGATGAGGCGCTGGCACAAGTGACAGGGGCCTTTGGGCCCACTGAGGTTGCAGAGACATTAAAGGAGGTGGAGGAACCTGTCACCGAAGCACCAGCACCAGCTGCTACTGAAGCTGCTGTGGTGGAAGCAGAGAAATCATCAGCTCATACTGAAGTTCCTGTGGTGGAAGCAGAGACACCATCAGCTCATACTAAAGTTCCTGTGGTGGAAGCAGAGACACCATCAGTTCATACTGAAGTTCCTGTGAAGGAAGCAGAGACACCATCAGTTCATACTGAAGTTCCTGTGAAGGAAACAGAAGCACCATCAGTTCATACTACAGCTCAGACGGCGCAAGCAGAAGCAACAGAAGGAGTTACGGAAGCTCCTGCCGAAAACACCGAAACAACTGTGGAGGCAGAGGATGCTGCAGCTACAGAAGCTACACCTGAAGTTATTGAGGTagcaggtgaaactgaagcTCCAAAAACAgggctgtcaatcacagagacagTATTAAACGCAGAGGCTGACCAAGGGATCGAAACAGAGAGGGATGAGGTGGAAGTGGAGGACTCAGAGG gtATGAGCACGGGTCAAGTGGTAGGCATTGTGTTTGGTGCACTGGTCGCTGTGGTCATCATCATTGCAGTGATAGTCGTGGTGGTCAGGAGGATGGGACAATACTC GACTGGAAAGAAACAAAAGCCTCAAAAACAACATGGCCTCTCATTCTCT CCCCTGAAAAGGAAGGTGGCACGacaggaagaaaagaagaaaaagaagaagttcTGGAAATTCTGA